The sequence GGCCGAGGGGCAGGCCTTCGTGGATCCCCGCTTCGAGGTGCCGTTCTCGGCGACGGCCGCCGGCAAGGGCACGGTGGAGGCGAAGCTCACCTTCTTCATCTGCACGGAGCAGTTGTGTGCCCGGCAGAAGAAGACGTTCTCCGTGCCCGTCGAGGTTCTCTAGCCCGTGGTGCGCCAGCGTCCTTCGTCGAGGGGAAGTGAGCGGGGAGCAGAGCGCGAGCGCGCCGAGCAGCGCTACGTCTACGGGGTGAATCCGGTCCTCGAGTCGCTCCGTGCTCATGCCCAGAGGGTGGAGCGGCTCTTCATCACCGAGGGACAGCTGGCGGCGAAGGCCGCGGCGGAGATTCTCAGCCGCGCCAGGGAGGCGGGGCTCCGGGTGGAGCGGGTGCCGCGCGAGCGCCTGGCGGCGATGGCCGAGGGCGGCGTGCACCAGGGCGTGGTGGCCGAACTGAGGGGGTTCGAGTACGCGGAGTTCTCCGACCTGCTCGAGTCGGCCGCGCAGAGCGAGCAACCCCCCTTGTGGGTGGTGTTGGACGGCATCCAGGATCCACACAACTTCGGGGCCATCATCCGCTCGGCGCATGCGCTGGGGGCTCATGGCGTGGTCATCGCGAAGGACCGGGCGGTGCCCGTGACGGGCGTGGTGGCCAAGGCGTCCGCGGGGGCGGTGGAGCATTGCCCCATCGCGCGGGTGGTCAA is a genomic window of Cystobacter fuscus DSM 2262 containing:
- the rlmB gene encoding 23S rRNA (guanosine(2251)-2'-O)-methyltransferase RlmB — protein: MRQRPSSRGSERGAERERAEQRYVYGVNPVLESLRAHAQRVERLFITEGQLAAKAAAEILSRAREAGLRVERVPRERLAAMAEGGVHQGVVAELRGFEYAEFSDLLESAAQSEQPPLWVVLDGIQDPHNFGAIIRSAHALGAHGVVIAKDRAVPVTGVVAKASAGAVEHCPIARVVNLSRALEELKEAGVWIAAADPHSKVPLWSARLDGPLAVVVGAEGAGVRPGVLEHCDFRLQIPMLGQVGSLNASVSAAILLYEAARQRGSARPGATK